The window TCGCCATCGCCGCCCGCGTGCGCGCCCGCCCCGCAGGTCCGCAGGCCGCCTGGGACGACGCCCCCGCGAGCGATCCCGACGACGCGCGCAGCGCCGACGTCGCCGCCGGCCAGCCGGCCGCACCGTTCCATCCCGCCGTCGTGCCCCCGGCCTGGGCCGGCGTCGTCCGCCGCCTCTATGCCCACGCCCCGATCGTGGAGGCTCCCGCGCCATGAGCGACGCCGCGCCCGCCGACCTCGCCGCCGCCGAGATCCGCGACTTCGCCGACACCGTCGCCGCCGTCCGCCGCGAGGTCGCGCGCGTCGTCGTCGGCCACGCCGACACGATCGACGCCGTGCTCACCGCGTTCTTCGCTGGCGGTCACGTGCTGATCGAGGGCGTGCCCGGCATCGGCAAGACGCTGCTCGCGCGGGCCGTCGCCGACGCGCTCGGGCTCTCCCTCTGTCGCATCCAGTTCACCGTCGACCTCATGCCGGCCGACGTCACCGGCACGCGCATCGTCGAGGACGGGGCCGACGGCCGGCGCGCGTTCCGCTTCGTGCCCGGGCCGCTGTTCGCACACGTCGTGCTCGCCGACGAGGTGAACCGCGCCACGCCGCGCACGCAGTCGGCGCTGCTCGAGGCGATGGCCGAGGAGCAGGTGACGGTCGCGGGCACGACGCACGCGCTGCCCGCGCCGTTCTTCGTGCTCGCGACGCTGAACCCGATCGAGATGGAGGGCACGTACCGGCTGCCCGAGGCGCAGCTCGACCGCTTCCTGTTCAAGGTCGTGCTCGGCTACCCGTCGCAGGACGAGCTCGAGCGCATCGTCGGCAGCACCACCGGCGCCGACGTGCCGCGCGTGCGGCCCGTGCTCGCCGCCGACGACGCCCCCGCCCGCACGCTGGCGTTGCGCCGCCTGGTGCGCCGCGTGCTGGTGGCGCCGCACGTCGAGCGCTACGTCGCGACGCTCGTGCGCGCGACGCTGCCCGGCCCCGCCGGCGATCCCGAGGTGACGCGCTGGGTGAGCTACGGCGCGAGCCCGCGCGCCGGCCAGGCGCTCGCGCTCGGCGCCCGCGTGCACGCCCTCCTCGACGGCCGCGCGCACGTCACCCCCGACGACGTCGACCGCGTCGCGCTGCCGGCGCTGCGCCACCGCCTCGTGCTGAACTTCGCGGCCGAGACCGCGGCCGTCGACGCCGCGACGCTGGTCGAGCACGTCCGCCGCACCGCCGCGCGGAGCCGCGCATGATCGTCGCCGCCGACCCGGACCTCGAGCGCGCGGCCGCCGTGGCGCGCGGGCTCGCGCTCGACCTCGGCGGCCCCATGGGCCTGCGCCCCGGCGAGCGGCGGTTCCCCGGCCGCCCGCAGCCGCTCGGGCTCGAGATCGAGAGCCACGCGCCGTACGCGCCCGGCGACGATCTGCGTCACC is drawn from bacterium and contains these coding sequences:
- a CDS encoding AAA family ATPase, encoding MSDAAPADLAAAEIRDFADTVAAVRREVARVVVGHADTIDAVLTAFFAGGHVLIEGVPGIGKTLLARAVADALGLSLCRIQFTVDLMPADVTGTRIVEDGADGRRAFRFVPGPLFAHVVLADEVNRATPRTQSALLEAMAEEQVTVAGTTHALPAPFFVLATLNPIEMEGTYRLPEAQLDRFLFKVVLGYPSQDELERIVGSTTGADVPRVRPVLAADDAPARTLALRRLVRRVLVAPHVERYVATLVRATLPGPAGDPEVTRWVSYGASPRAGQALALGARVHALLDGRAHVTPDDVDRVALPALRHRLVLNFAAETAAVDAATLVEHVRRTAARSRA